The following proteins are co-located in the Candidatus Nitrotoga sp. AM1P genome:
- a CDS encoding Na+/H+ antiporter NhaA, whose product MKIKTRIERVTTQEKMQTNHASALAVKAKQSHFAMLFHLSFKAAITMWCILCSVAISRCNAPFNILLLIEKWNYTNPTTRESSGINSTSRVGAPRQTVSSEERVLRHGPSESSMRALDAIHDRIESPADKLLRTVEPWSSYLVLPLFVLANAGLVLSMEVVHGREYLILAIMLGLIVGKPLGMVAAAAIAVRMGWAVKPDAYSWQQMIGAAALAGIGFTMSLYIAAKAFPHAPNFAAAKIGVFLASILAGALGVFLLWQQGRKMIKHP is encoded by the coding sequence TTGAAAATCAAGACCAGAATTGAACGCGTCACCACGCAGGAGAAGATGCAAACCAATCACGCCTCCGCTCTTGCAGTGAAAGCGAAACAGAGCCATTTTGCGATGTTATTCCATTTATCTTTCAAAGCGGCAATAACTATGTGGTGCATTCTATGCTCCGTTGCTATTAGCAGATGCAATGCACCATTCAATATTTTATTATTGATTGAGAAATGGAATTACACTAACCCGACCACCCGCGAATCTAGCGGCATTAATAGCACAAGCCGAGTCGGTGCTCCACGCCAAACTGTCAGTTCAGAAGAAAGAGTCCTGCGACACGGCCCGTCAGAGTCATCAATGCGTGCCCTCGATGCCATTCACGACCGAATCGAATCCCCGGCCGACAAGCTACTGCGGACGGTGGAACCGTGGTCCAGCTACTTGGTGCTACCCTTATTTGTACTCGCCAATGCGGGCCTCGTTCTTTCCATGGAAGTCGTCCACGGACGAGAGTATTTGATCCTTGCCATCATGCTGGGACTGATTGTGGGTAAGCCGCTTGGCATGGTCGCGGCAGCCGCTATTGCGGTTCGAATGGGATGGGCCGTCAAACCCGATGCCTATTCCTGGCAGCAGATGATCGGCGCCGCTGCACTTGCCGGCATTGGGTTTACGATGTCGCTCTACATCGCTGCTAAAGCATTTCCGCATGCTCCGAACTTCGCGGCTGCAAAGATTGGAGTGTTCCTTGCGTCCATTCTTGCGGGCGCCCTAGGAGTCTTCTTACTCTGGCAGCAAGGCAGAAAAATGATAAAACACCCCTGA
- a CDS encoding GGDEF domain-containing protein, which translates to MIGSINMKKVRIPNFLLGTLWTGWRLWIVWSICVCIFFLIITFRIATHAEFDFVSLAVLPVLVITWIGGKKNGLFMAILASTISLVGDIASERQYSFLWIPWINALTHLMTYSLVALLANQVRLQFEREHERATRDPLTGLYNRRAFLEAGASEVERTKRYTHPLAVIILDLDDFKQLNDTKGHDAGDAALRATAIALRSISRSSDRVARLGGDEFAVLLLEIGYEAAVEVGRKISTAVDTALQSFPPVKGSIGIAWFSEADRSFPAMLKAADDLMYEVKKNGKGNVRSRHFPEINRSDFKK; encoded by the coding sequence ATGATCGGCTCAATAAATATGAAAAAGGTAAGGATTCCTAATTTCCTCCTCGGTACCTTATGGACCGGTTGGCGCCTGTGGATTGTATGGTCAATCTGCGTCTGTATATTTTTTCTTATTATTACGTTTCGGATAGCAACTCACGCCGAATTCGATTTTGTATCCTTAGCGGTGCTGCCGGTACTTGTAATTACATGGATAGGTGGAAAAAAGAATGGTTTGTTTATGGCTATTCTTGCCTCTACGATATCTCTCGTAGGCGATATTGCTTCCGAGCGACAATACAGTTTCCTGTGGATTCCATGGATAAACGCTTTAACCCACTTAATGACTTACAGCTTGGTAGCTCTTCTTGCCAATCAGGTTCGTTTGCAATTTGAAAGAGAGCATGAACGCGCAACCCGGGATCCTCTGACTGGGCTTTATAACAGGCGAGCCTTTCTCGAGGCTGGCGCCTCCGAAGTTGAGCGCACAAAGCGCTATACACACCCATTGGCCGTTATTATTCTGGATTTGGACGATTTTAAACAGCTTAACGACACCAAAGGCCATGATGCTGGGGATGCGGCACTTCGAGCGACAGCCATAGCGCTGCGCAGTATCTCGCGCTCTAGCGATCGAGTCGCGCGATTGGGTGGTGACGAATTTGCCGTTCTGCTCTTAGAAATTGGATACGAGGCAGCTGTCGAGGTAGGTCGGAAAATTTCCACTGCAGTGGACACCGCACTTCAAAGTTTTCCGCCAGTAAAGGGTAGCATCGGAATAGCGTGGTTCAGCGAAGCTGATCGTTCGTTCCCTGCAATGCTCAAAGCTGCCGATGATTTAATGTATGAAGTAAAGAAAAACGGTAAAGGTAATGTGCGTTCACGGCATTTTCCTGAAATAAACAGATCAGACTTTAAAAAGTAA
- the cydB gene encoding cytochrome d ubiquinol oxidase subunit II, protein MTLDLPLIWAGIIAFAVLAYVILDGFDLGIGILFPFVKNEADRDQMMNSVAPVWDGNETWLVLGGGGLFAAFPLAYAVIMPALYVPIITLLLSLVFRGVAFEYRWKTKHGQYLWDWAFTSGSILAAFAQGITLGALIQGIPVSGRAYAGQFWDWLTPFSLMTGVALVVGYALLGATWLIYKTENNVQRAAYRFTWIAGPMTLILIGCVSLWTPFLNERFMMRWFSWPQFLYVAPVPILVALCALGLYWGLTKKWELMPFLASLGLFILSFIGLCFSFYPYIVPPSVTIWHAAAPDNSLSFLLTGSAVLLPLILIYSGYSYWVFRDKVGAARTYH, encoded by the coding sequence ATGACACTTGATCTTCCCTTGATATGGGCCGGCATCATTGCCTTTGCGGTCTTAGCTTATGTCATCCTCGACGGCTTTGACCTGGGTATCGGCATCCTTTTTCCTTTCGTCAAAAATGAAGCCGATCGTGATCAGATGATGAACTCTGTCGCACCCGTGTGGGATGGCAACGAGACGTGGCTGGTGCTCGGCGGCGGTGGGTTGTTTGCGGCTTTTCCACTTGCTTATGCGGTCATCATGCCGGCTCTCTATGTACCCATTATTACTTTGCTGCTCTCTTTGGTGTTTCGCGGTGTCGCTTTCGAATACCGTTGGAAAACAAAACACGGCCAGTATCTTTGGGATTGGGCATTCACCAGCGGTTCAATCCTGGCAGCTTTTGCACAGGGCATTACACTTGGAGCACTTATTCAAGGCATTCCGGTCAGTGGCCGGGCTTATGCTGGACAATTTTGGGATTGGTTAACGCCCTTTAGCCTGATGACGGGCGTAGCGCTCGTCGTAGGTTACGCCCTGTTGGGTGCAACATGGCTGATCTACAAAACCGAAAACAATGTACAACGAGCGGCATATCGCTTTACATGGATCGCCGGTCCAATGACATTAATACTGATCGGTTGTGTTAGCCTGTGGACGCCGTTTCTTAATGAGCGTTTCATGATGCGATGGTTTTCATGGCCACAATTTCTCTACGTCGCCCCCGTTCCTATTCTTGTTGCCCTGTGCGCTTTGGGTCTGTATTGGGGCCTGACAAAGAAATGGGAATTAATGCCGTTCCTGGCTTCGCTAGGACTTTTCATACTCTCATTCATCGGCCTGTGTTTCAGCTTTTATCCCTATATAGTTCCACCATCGGTCACGATTTGGCATGCAGCCGCTCCCGACAACAGTCTTTCATTTCTTTTAACGGGATCTGCAGTTTTGCTTCCGTTAATTTTAATTTACTCCGGCTATTCTTATTGGGTATTCCGCGACAAAGTAGGCGCCGCAAGGACTTATCATTGA
- a CDS encoding cytochrome ubiquinol oxidase subunit I gives MYSMEQFDALLLARIQFAFTISFHIIFPVFSIGLASYLAVLNGLWITTARNIYLSLFDYWKKIFAVVFGMGVVSGVVMSYQFGTNWSVFSDKTGPVLGPLMAYEVLSAFFLEAGFLGIMLFGSNRIGPKLHFFATVMVALGTIVSAFWILAANSWMHTPSGYAINTAGQFIVTDWWAVIFNPSFPYRLVHMLLAAYLTTAFVVSAVGAYHLLKNNANTGARIMFSMAMWMVVIVAPMQIIAGDLHGLNTLKYQPAKIAAMEGHFETRAGAPLILIGLPNPEKERVDYSIIIPKLGSFILTHNWNGVVKGLKEWPKDKRPSVNIVFWSFRIMLGIGFTMLAMGAWSLYLRSRHRFYETPWIYRAALLMGPAGFIAVLAGWITTEAGRQPYTVYGLLLTAQSASSINATAVGVTLIAFIMIYFMLFGAGVFYVLRLMSKPPKDRESDSSPNQPIRTAGLMPAPVIVSNQTEPFL, from the coding sequence ATGTATTCTATGGAACAATTCGATGCCCTTCTTTTAGCCCGCATTCAGTTCGCATTCACCATCAGTTTTCACATCATTTTTCCAGTCTTCTCGATCGGTCTTGCCAGCTATCTTGCCGTGTTGAATGGCTTGTGGATCACTACAGCCCGAAATATTTATTTAAGTCTGTTCGACTACTGGAAAAAAATCTTTGCAGTTGTGTTTGGCATGGGAGTAGTTTCTGGCGTTGTAATGAGCTATCAGTTTGGAACCAACTGGAGTGTGTTCTCAGACAAGACCGGCCCAGTGCTGGGTCCATTGATGGCTTATGAGGTATTGTCTGCCTTTTTTCTGGAGGCCGGATTCCTCGGCATCATGTTGTTTGGCTCGAACCGGATTGGCCCGAAACTGCATTTCTTCGCCACCGTTATGGTGGCGCTCGGTACCATCGTATCAGCGTTCTGGATTCTGGCTGCCAACAGTTGGATGCATACCCCGAGCGGCTACGCTATCAATACTGCCGGTCAATTCATCGTTACCGATTGGTGGGCAGTGATTTTCAATCCATCTTTCCCGTATCGTCTCGTACACATGCTACTCGCCGCTTATCTTACTACCGCATTTGTTGTGAGTGCAGTGGGTGCATACCATCTGTTAAAGAATAATGCGAATACGGGTGCACGTATCATGTTCTCCATGGCAATGTGGATGGTGGTTATTGTCGCTCCCATGCAGATCATTGCCGGTGACCTGCATGGCTTGAACACACTCAAGTATCAACCTGCCAAGATCGCCGCCATGGAAGGCCATTTTGAGACTCGCGCCGGTGCACCACTGATTTTGATTGGTTTACCGAATCCTGAAAAAGAACGAGTCGATTACTCAATCATCATTCCGAAACTGGGTAGCTTCATTTTGACTCATAACTGGAACGGTGTAGTGAAGGGCCTGAAAGAATGGCCAAAGGATAAGCGCCCCTCTGTCAATATTGTGTTCTGGAGTTTTCGAATCATGCTTGGCATCGGTTTTACAATGCTAGCTATGGGGGCTTGGAGTCTCTATCTTCGTAGTCGCCATCGCTTTTATGAAACGCCATGGATATATCGGGCTGCGTTGTTGATGGGTCCTGCTGGATTCATCGCGGTTTTAGCAGGCTGGATCACGACTGAAGCGGGGCGTCAGCCTTATACAGTCTATGGCCTGCTGCTGACAGCACAATCAGCGTCTTCAATAAACGCGACGGCGGTGGGTGTCACACTGATAGCCTTTATTATGATTTATTTTATGTTGTTTGGCGCCGGGGTATTCTATGTTTTGCGTCTCATGAGCAAACCACCGAAGGATAGGGAATCTGATTCTTCACCAAATCAACCCATTCGTACCGCGGGGCTCATGCCGGCACCTGTGATCGTATCAAATCAAACAGAGCCATTCTTATGA
- a CDS encoding LEA type 2 family protein: MKQLYTKTLTRLHSKNSAPLLILFCLLVCLSTGCTSLRPNFETPSVGVTSFKPLTSESLVPQFEIGMRVVNPNATKLSLRGMSYKVFLNDSEVVAGATNVLPEVPAYGEAEFKVIATIGLIEGIRFVGGLLQNTTGQVAYRIQTKLDIGAMDPVIRIDQTGSFSP, from the coding sequence ATGAAACAACTTTATACAAAAACGCTGACACGTCTCCACAGCAAGAATTCTGCACCCCTCCTGATCCTCTTCTGTCTCTTGGTTTGCCTTAGTACAGGTTGCACGTCACTGCGCCCGAACTTTGAGACACCGTCAGTCGGCGTCACTTCTTTTAAGCCACTGACATCTGAGAGCCTCGTACCACAGTTTGAGATCGGCATGCGCGTAGTGAATCCCAATGCAACCAAACTAAGTCTGCGTGGTATGAGCTACAAAGTATTCTTAAATGATTCCGAGGTCGTAGCAGGTGCAACCAATGTGCTACCTGAAGTGCCGGCATATGGTGAGGCAGAGTTCAAGGTCATTGCAACTATCGGCCTGATAGAAGGCATTCGATTCGTTGGTGGACTGCTACAAAATACCACAGGCCAAGTCGCTTACCGGATTCAAACCAAGCTTGATATCGGAGCGATGGACCCAGTAATTCGGATTGATCAAACCGGCAGCTTTTCTCCCTAA
- the rlmM gene encoding 23S rRNA (cytidine(2498)-2'-O)-methyltransferase RlmM, with protein sequence MSTPNPTKLQQWLLYCRPGFERDCLQETQVSPLEASANSGFLILQGKPRLHYDQLTFTRQLITLLAEVSELPDRDRLTPLLAAIPDIPAQFSALWLETPDTNDGKTLSGFIKRFQPLLEEKLRASGRMAEDPSLPRLHIFFPDKNRALIGTSDPRNSSTAAMGILRMKMPYEAPSRSVLKLAEAFEVFLSEDEKIQWIRPGMRAVDLGAAPGGWTWHLVSLGMQVEAVDNGPLKGVVADHPSVKHLRLDGFRYRPKHAVDWLVCDMIEQPGRVAALVADWIASGSASRAFFNLKLPMKKRVEALNEALVSIREVMDKKSFKYRLKAKQLYHDREEVTVFLARIKR encoded by the coding sequence ATGAGCACACCAAATCCAACAAAATTACAACAATGGCTGCTGTATTGTCGCCCTGGTTTTGAACGAGACTGCCTGCAGGAAACACAGGTATCGCCGCTTGAAGCCAGCGCCAACAGCGGTTTTCTCATCCTCCAGGGCAAACCGCGCCTTCATTATGACCAACTTACCTTTACCCGTCAGTTGATTACCTTGCTAGCCGAAGTGAGTGAGCTGCCTGATCGTGACCGCCTTACCCCTCTGCTTGCAGCCATACCCGATATACCCGCTCAATTTAGTGCATTGTGGCTGGAAACGCCTGACACCAACGATGGTAAAACCCTGTCCGGTTTTATCAAGCGCTTTCAACCCCTGCTGGAAGAAAAGCTGCGCGCCAGCGGGCGTATGGCTGAAGACCCTAGTCTGCCCCGCCTGCATATCTTTTTCCCTGACAAGAATCGTGCACTGATCGGTACAAGTGATCCGCGCAACAGCAGCACCGCAGCTATGGGCATCCTGCGCATGAAGATGCCCTATGAAGCGCCGAGTCGTTCTGTGCTCAAGCTGGCCGAAGCTTTTGAAGTGTTTTTATCGGAAGACGAAAAAATACAATGGATCAGGCCGGGCATGCGCGCGGTAGATCTGGGTGCAGCTCCCGGTGGTTGGACTTGGCACCTTGTCAGTCTGGGCATGCAGGTGGAGGCAGTTGATAACGGGCCGCTCAAAGGCGTAGTGGCCGATCATCCTTCAGTTAAACACCTGCGTCTGGATGGCTTCCGCTATCGCCCCAAACACGCGGTAGACTGGCTGGTATGCGACATGATAGAGCAACCGGGGCGAGTGGCCGCGCTGGTTGCTGATTGGATCGCTAGCGGCTCAGCCAGTCGTGCCTTCTTCAACCTTAAGCTGCCGATGAAAAAACGCGTGGAAGCCTTGAACGAAGCGCTCGTTAGTATCCGCGAGGTAATGGATAAAAAAAGCTTCAAGTATCGCTTGAAAGCGAAGCAGCTATACCATGACCGTGAAGAAGTCACTGTATTTCTGGCCAGGATTAAACGCTAG
- a CDS encoding c-type cytochrome, whose translation MNSIIVNMAVIAGLMISGHTLAVDMPVEGKAKCGTCHAIDKSSVAPSFMEISEKYKGDKDAVNKIATSITTGGSFGWEFGEMPAKGLGANDAEIQSLSKFIADLAK comes from the coding sequence ATGAATTCAATTATCGTAAATATGGCTGTGATTGCAGGCTTAATGATTTCAGGCCACACACTGGCAGTAGATATGCCTGTAGAAGGCAAGGCTAAATGTGGTACATGTCACGCCATTGATAAAAGTAGCGTTGCACCGTCTTTTATGGAAATTTCCGAAAAATACAAAGGTGATAAAGACGCAGTAAATAAAATTGCGACTAGCATTACAACGGGTGGTTCATTTGGTTGGGAATTTGGAGAAATGCCGGCAAAAGGCTTGGGCGCAAATGATGCTGAAATCCAGTCACTTTCGAAGTTTATTGCTGACTTGGCAAAATAA
- a CDS encoding GNAT family N-acetyltransferase, with the protein MELQLNAPQPLATTHILDRFECGEGVLDEWLKRRAMVNQVSGASRTFVVVDQDSRVYGYYAMAAGAVSHQMATSSVRRNMPIPVMVLARLAVDHHAQGIKLGASLLQDAVNRAVVVSQNADVRALLVHALHDRAKEFYEHYGFQSSPLHPMTLMLRLNIGKP; encoded by the coding sequence ATGGAATTACAACTCAACGCACCTCAGCCACTCGCGACCACCCACATTCTGGATCGATTTGAGTGCGGCGAGGGCGTTCTCGACGAGTGGCTCAAGCGCCGCGCAATGGTCAACCAAGTGAGTGGAGCCAGCCGCACGTTTGTAGTGGTGGATCAGGATAGTCGTGTTTACGGCTACTATGCCATGGCTGCGGGCGCTGTCTCGCACCAGATGGCAACCAGTTCTGTGCGCCGGAACATGCCCATTCCGGTGATGGTTCTGGCTCGGCTCGCGGTTGACCACCACGCCCAAGGCATTAAGCTTGGCGCATCCCTACTGCAAGACGCAGTCAATCGGGCTGTGGTGGTTTCTCAGAACGCCGATGTTCGAGCTCTGCTGGTGCATGCACTTCATGACCGTGCCAAGGAGTTCTACGAACACTACGGTTTTCAGTCGTCACCGTTGCATCCGATGACGCTGATGCTGAGATTAAATATCGGCAAGCCATGA
- a CDS encoding IS630 family transposase has product MRLMFQDEARFGRINDVRRCWAPKPVRPLCQAMLTHEYTYAYAAVEVKSGELDSLILPYVNTDCMQLFLDEVGARHPSDKIVMVLDGTGWHASRLLKLPQSMKLLPLPPYAPELNPVEHVWDELREKHFHHRVFDSLDALEDQLEVALHTFENNAPMVKSIVAWEWIINTLLN; this is encoded by the coding sequence ATCCGACTGATGTTTCAGGATGAGGCGCGTTTTGGGCGCATCAACGACGTGCGTCGGTGTTGGGCTCCCAAGCCCGTACGACCACTATGCCAAGCGATGCTGACCCACGAGTACACCTACGCCTACGCGGCAGTGGAGGTCAAAAGTGGAGAGCTCGATTCTTTGATCTTGCCATACGTCAATACCGACTGTATGCAGTTGTTTCTCGATGAGGTGGGCGCGCGCCACCCCAGCGACAAAATCGTAATGGTGCTCGATGGCACCGGCTGGCACGCCAGTCGGTTACTCAAACTACCACAGAGCATGAAACTGTTACCTTTGCCACCTTATGCGCCTGAGCTCAATCCAGTCGAACATGTGTGGGATGAATTGCGTGAGAAGCACTTCCATCACCGCGTCTTCGATAGTCTTGATGCACTGGAGGATCAGCTCGAAGTGGCCCTGCATACCTTCGAGAACAATGCGCCAATGGTCAAGTCCATTGTGGCTTGGGAATGGATTATTAATACTTTATTGAATTAA
- a CDS encoding helix-turn-helix domain-containing protein, with translation MRKKPFDFVPHTLGEYIKKKRLELGLTQKEVGKMLGVTSFTVLNWEKGKTEPLPHFISGINLFLGVVNIKYNHID, from the coding sequence TTGAGAAAAAAGCCTTTTGATTTTGTCCCTCATACTTTGGGCGAGTATATCAAGAAAAAACGGCTGGAGTTGGGGCTCACCCAGAAAGAGGTGGGAAAAATGCTCGGTGTAACATCATTTACTGTTTTGAACTGGGAAAAGGGTAAAACGGAGCCGCTTCCCCATTTCATATCGGGAATTAATTTGTTTCTTGGTGTTGTAAATATCAAATATAATCACATTGATTAA
- a CDS encoding CopG family ribbon-helix-helix protein produces MNTKVLTAHVPIPLAEKVDQIAARMERSRGWVMKQALSAWVDQEEERRRLTLESMADIETGQVIDHQFVQAWAESLSTDTPLPVPR; encoded by the coding sequence ATGAATACAAAAGTGCTAACTGCGCATGTCCCGATACCTCTTGCCGAGAAAGTTGATCAAATCGCTGCTCGCATGGAGCGTTCGCGTGGCTGGGTTATGAAGCAAGCATTGTCCGCTTGGGTAGATCAAGAAGAAGAGCGTCGGCGATTGACCTTGGAATCGATGGCTGACATTGAAACAGGGCAGGTTATCGACCATCAGTTTGTTCAAGCTTGGGCTGAAAGCCTGAGTACCGACACTCCTTTGCCGGTACCGCGTTGA
- a CDS encoding type II toxin-antitoxin system RelE/ParE family toxin, whose amino-acid sequence MKLKWTSKGLSDLVRLYEFLSPLNKKTAIATVQVLTAAPAKLLAQPRIGEKLEEFEPREIRRILVGHYEIRYEIQQSTIYVLRLWHTRENR is encoded by the coding sequence ATGAAATTGAAATGGACGAGCAAGGGATTGTCCGATTTAGTCAGGTTGTATGAGTTTCTCTCGCCGCTGAATAAAAAAACCGCAATAGCTACGGTACAAGTATTGACAGCAGCTCCTGCAAAACTTCTGGCACAGCCTCGTATTGGAGAAAAGCTGGAAGAGTTTGAGCCGCGTGAAATACGTCGCATTTTGGTGGGACATTATGAAATACGTTACGAAATTCAACAGTCCACTATTTATGTACTACGACTCTGGCACACACGAGAGAATCGCTAG
- a CDS encoding integrase catalytic domain-containing protein, which produces MNETRLCAIEQIEQFLNGCTQIEFTKSGDDSERYEHISRVLKRFDYPRQGKREKGVLLKYLPVTSGYSLAQVTRLVTQWFTNRLAAVPLSKRYRAPTAPFARKYTAIDIALLVERDKANEDACGPAIAHRLPRAYSVYGDTRYERLSTLSVSHLRKSTGYQALRVIFIKTHPVRNSIGVRKVPRPNGRVGSVRIDTVHQGDLDGIKGVYHITCVDAVSQWQVEACVQGISEAFLLPVLELIIEQFPFVILGFHSDNGSEYINGPVARILEKLRIEQTKSRSRHSNNNALAESKNASVVRMHMDYEHIPQKYAKPINAFYQETFNPWLNFHRPCMFATEIISPKGKIIKRYKNEDVKTPLECWVQLKTKGWVTLKKGITLEALQALAKSKIDLAAAQEMQRARSELFEGFVKPKRRA; this is translated from the coding sequence ATGAACGAAACACGGCTTTGTGCGATTGAACAGATCGAGCAATTTCTCAATGGCTGCACCCAGATTGAGTTCACAAAGTCTGGTGACGACAGCGAGCGCTACGAGCACATTAGCCGCGTGCTCAAGCGCTTTGACTACCCCAGACAAGGCAAGCGAGAGAAAGGTGTGCTGCTGAAGTATCTGCCAGTCACCAGCGGCTACAGCCTTGCGCAGGTCACCCGTCTGGTCACGCAGTGGTTCACAAACCGTTTAGCTGCCGTACCCCTGTCCAAACGCTATCGTGCGCCTACGGCTCCCTTTGCGCGCAAATACACGGCTATCGATATCGCACTGCTCGTCGAGAGGGACAAAGCCAATGAAGACGCGTGTGGCCCGGCAATAGCGCACCGCTTGCCGCGTGCTTACAGCGTCTATGGCGATACACGTTATGAGCGGCTATCTACGTTGTCTGTTTCGCACCTGCGCAAAAGCACGGGTTATCAAGCCTTGCGGGTGATTTTCATCAAGACCCATCCGGTGCGCAATTCCATCGGAGTACGCAAAGTGCCACGCCCCAATGGGAGGGTCGGTTCTGTGCGTATCGACACCGTCCACCAGGGCGATCTTGACGGCATCAAGGGCGTATATCACATCACCTGCGTTGACGCTGTGAGCCAGTGGCAAGTCGAGGCGTGCGTGCAGGGTATCAGCGAGGCATTTTTGTTGCCCGTACTGGAGTTAATCATCGAACAATTCCCGTTTGTGATTTTGGGCTTTCACTCGGACAACGGTTCCGAGTACATCAACGGCCCAGTGGCGAGAATCCTTGAGAAACTGCGCATCGAACAAACCAAATCGCGCTCGCGCCACAGTAACAATAACGCGCTGGCAGAGAGCAAGAATGCCAGTGTGGTGCGCATGCACATGGACTACGAACATATCCCCCAGAAGTACGCTAAACCCATCAATGCGTTCTATCAGGAAACGTTCAATCCATGGCTCAATTTTCACCGCCCGTGCATGTTTGCGACCGAGATCATTAGCCCGAAAGGCAAAATCATAAAGCGCTATAAAAACGAGGATGTGAAGACTCCGCTGGAGTGCTGGGTGCAGTTGAAGACAAAGGGTTGGGTCACCCTCAAAAAGGGCATCACGCTGGAAGCTTTGCAGGCGCTTGCGAAGTCTAAAATAGACTTGGCTGCGGCCCAGGAAATGCAACGCGCCAGGAGTGAATTATTTGAAGGTTTTGTAAAACCAAAACGCCGGGCATAA
- a CDS encoding MauE/DoxX family redox-associated membrane protein, translating into MIDSPLVVVSINELLVTARLILIAVFITAGIAKLSNPQGFKEGLIDFGVPYSLRKPIGMALPFVELSLAMLLIPSSTVWWTSVASLLLLVAFTLAITFNLAQGRHPACNCFGANAKPINAVTLLRNVGLIACSLFLALYGAQFEHLSIAAWLSGVFASLGVSTMLVGLFVALIGIGGWIILTLTHQQGRLMLRIDNLELRLEAAGIGPVPKPISTAQGLDVGTLAPYFSLPRLRGGTVSLDDLLVIRKPVLLVFSDPGCGPCTAMLPRLALLEQESGFEITLVLVSRGSVQENLAKLGELSLDKVLLQTDREVANLYMAVATPSAVRINVDGLIDSHLALGELDIASLVHELMPHHLSVPSRELFTPSLSGNQSIA; encoded by the coding sequence GTGATAGATAGCCCGTTGGTTGTCGTGAGCATCAACGAGCTGTTAGTTACTGCGAGGCTTATTCTCATTGCCGTATTCATCACCGCAGGTATCGCCAAACTCAGCAACCCTCAAGGCTTCAAGGAAGGGTTGATCGACTTCGGCGTCCCGTATAGCCTTCGGAAACCAATTGGGATGGCATTACCGTTCGTCGAGCTGAGTCTAGCTATGTTACTGATCCCGAGCAGTACGGTCTGGTGGACTAGCGTCGCCTCGTTGCTATTGCTGGTTGCATTTACGTTAGCAATCACTTTCAATCTCGCGCAGGGAAGGCACCCAGCATGCAACTGTTTCGGGGCCAATGCCAAACCAATCAACGCAGTCACGTTGCTGCGCAACGTCGGATTGATTGCTTGTAGTCTGTTTCTGGCGCTATACGGTGCTCAATTCGAGCACCTGAGCATTGCTGCATGGTTAAGTGGCGTGTTCGCCAGCCTTGGAGTCTCAACAATGCTAGTTGGACTGTTTGTTGCGCTTATAGGCATCGGGGGCTGGATAATTTTGACGCTCACCCACCAGCAAGGACGCTTGATGCTTCGCATCGACAACTTAGAGCTGCGACTGGAAGCTGCCGGGATCGGACCCGTGCCCAAGCCTATTTCGACTGCTCAGGGACTAGATGTCGGTACACTAGCGCCGTATTTTTCTTTGCCGCGCCTGCGCGGTGGTACAGTCTCGCTTGATGATTTGCTGGTTATAAGAAAACCGGTGCTACTAGTGTTCTCTGACCCGGGATGCGGTCCATGCACCGCTATGTTGCCTCGCTTAGCACTACTTGAACAGGAGTCAGGGTTTGAAATCACTCTCGTATTAGTCAGTCGCGGCTCTGTCCAAGAAAATCTGGCCAAGCTCGGGGAACTCAGTTTGGATAAAGTTCTTCTCCAAACTGATCGAGAAGTCGCCAATCTATATATGGCTGTCGCAACTCCGAGTGCTGTACGCATAAATGTCGACGGACTAATTGATTCGCATCTAGCACTCGGCGAACTTGATATCGCTTCGCTGGTGCACGAGCTCATGCCTCATCACCTGAGCGTCCCATCTCGTGAGTTATTCACGCCTTCGCTGTCGGGGAACCAATCAATCGCGTAA